Proteins encoded in a region of the Variovorax sp. PAMC 28711 genome:
- a CDS encoding M20/M25/M40 family metallo-hydrolase, translating into MKPLPRLAAITLAMLCSAGAAHAQGFNAVAPTPSQVQPAVDKAYTQLMAAPDIQKLLEAVKADHARAIDDLKLLTEIEAPPFKEQKRAEAFLARMKALGLADAKIDAEGNVVGLRKGTGNGPKLLISAHLDTVFPTGTDVKVKERDGRLYAPGISDDTRGLAVLLSWLKVLNDQKVQTVGDLLFVGNVGEEELGNLRGMKKIFADHLDLDGMVGIEPAPDGAVLVLGTASHRYEVTFKGPGGHSYGAFGQVPSAIHGMGRAIAKIADVKTPSFPKTTFTVGTVGGGTSVNTIAPDARMAVDIRSDEMQPLLDTEKKILAAIDEAVVEENKRWGVDTLSVSTKLIGDRPGGRTPSDSVMVEAAVRANTAFGHKTLMSGASTDANVPMSLGIPAIIIGGGGKTGGFHALSEWIDLTDAWRGAQNSLVTVLGLVGVQGVSEPLLPKRAPRAQTAK; encoded by the coding sequence ATGAAACCACTCCCACGCCTCGCTGCCATCACCCTCGCCATGCTTTGCAGCGCCGGTGCCGCCCACGCCCAGGGCTTCAACGCCGTCGCGCCGACGCCGTCCCAGGTGCAGCCCGCGGTCGACAAGGCCTACACGCAACTGATGGCCGCACCGGACATCCAGAAGCTGCTCGAGGCGGTCAAGGCCGACCACGCCCGCGCCATCGACGACCTGAAGCTCCTGACCGAGATCGAGGCGCCGCCGTTCAAGGAACAGAAGCGCGCCGAAGCCTTTCTCGCGCGCATGAAGGCGCTCGGCCTGGCCGACGCGAAGATTGATGCCGAGGGCAATGTGGTCGGGCTGCGCAAGGGCACGGGCAACGGGCCCAAGCTGCTGATTTCCGCGCACCTCGACACCGTGTTCCCGACCGGCACCGACGTGAAGGTCAAGGAGCGCGACGGTCGGCTCTACGCGCCCGGCATTTCCGACGACACGCGCGGCCTCGCGGTACTGCTGTCCTGGCTCAAGGTGCTCAACGATCAGAAGGTTCAGACCGTCGGCGACCTGCTGTTCGTCGGCAACGTGGGCGAAGAAGAGCTCGGCAACCTGCGTGGCATGAAGAAGATCTTCGCCGACCACCTCGACCTCGACGGCATGGTCGGAATCGAGCCGGCACCCGATGGCGCGGTGCTGGTGCTCGGCACCGCCAGCCATCGCTACGAAGTGACTTTCAAGGGCCCCGGCGGCCACAGCTACGGCGCCTTCGGCCAGGTGCCGAGCGCGATCCACGGCATGGGCCGCGCTATCGCGAAGATCGCCGACGTCAAGACGCCGAGCTTTCCCAAGACCACCTTCACCGTCGGCACGGTCGGCGGTGGCACATCGGTCAACACCATCGCGCCGGACGCGCGCATGGCGGTCGACATTCGTTCCGACGAAATGCAGCCGCTGCTCGATACCGAAAAGAAGATCCTCGCCGCGATCGACGAAGCCGTGGTCGAGGAGAACAAGCGCTGGGGCGTGGACACGCTCAGCGTGTCGACCAAACTCATCGGCGACCGGCCGGGCGGCCGCACACCGTCGGACTCGGTCATGGTCGAAGCGGCCGTGCGCGCCAACACCGCGTTCGGCCACAAGACGCTGATGAGCGGCGCGAGCACCGATGCCAACGTACCGATGTCGCTGGGCATTCCGGCCATCATCATCGGTGGCGGCGGCAAGACCGGCGGTTTCCACGCGCTCAGCGAATGGATCGATCTGACCGATGCCTGGAGGGGCGCGCAGAACTCGCTGGTCACGGTGCTGGGCCTGGTGGGGGTGCAAGGCGTGAGCGAGCCGCTGCTTCCCAAACGCGCACCGCGCGCGCAAACTGCGAAGTAA
- a CDS encoding M20 family metallopeptidase, translated as MNAPLHREIPAGVLDAERALSDVTTQWDTDIVKQLTRYIEIPAKSPGFDKDWSANGYLETVLRNAAVWVEAQKVEGLKLEIVRLEGRTPVLFFEVPATGTAMTDTVLMYGHLDKQPEFTGWRNDLGPWTPKYQDGLLYGRGGADDGYAVYASVAALQALKAQGAAHPRIVGLIETCEESGSYDLLPYVTALKDRLGDVGLVICLDSGAGNYDQLWLTTSLRGMASGTLKVEVLTEGIHSGDASGLVPSSFRIMRQVLDRLEDSATGRMLPASFHCEVPADRLAQARATAAILGDEVYKRFPWAHYDCGGSTQFALPTTTDPVEALLNRTWKPTLSVTGAEGFPALKDAGNVLRPYTAFKLSLRLPPLVEADAAVAEMKKLLEDNAPYQARVTFEHGGGATGWNAPTITPWFERALNAASQAHFGAPCGYIGQGGTIPLMNMLSAGFPTAQMMVCGVLGPKSNAHGPNEFLHVPYAKKLTAAVAEVIAALPVAHAAEAATA; from the coding sequence ATGAATGCTCCCCTGCACCGAGAGATCCCGGCCGGCGTCCTCGACGCCGAACGCGCCCTCTCCGATGTCACCACGCAATGGGACACCGACATCGTCAAGCAACTCACCCGCTACATCGAGATCCCGGCCAAGTCGCCCGGCTTCGACAAGGACTGGTCGGCCAACGGCTACCTCGAGACCGTGCTGCGTAACGCGGCCGTGTGGGTCGAGGCGCAGAAGGTCGAGGGCCTCAAGCTGGAGATCGTCCGCCTCGAAGGCCGCACGCCGGTGCTGTTCTTCGAAGTGCCCGCCACCGGCACCGCGATGACCGACACCGTGCTCATGTACGGCCACCTCGACAAGCAGCCCGAGTTCACCGGCTGGCGCAACGACCTCGGACCGTGGACGCCCAAGTACCAGGACGGCCTGCTCTACGGCCGCGGCGGTGCGGACGACGGCTACGCGGTCTACGCGAGCGTCGCTGCGCTGCAGGCGCTCAAGGCGCAGGGCGCCGCGCATCCGCGCATCGTCGGACTCATCGAAACCTGCGAGGAGAGCGGCTCGTACGACCTGCTGCCCTACGTCACTGCGCTGAAAGACCGCCTCGGCGACGTCGGCCTCGTGATCTGCCTGGACTCCGGTGCCGGCAACTACGACCAGCTCTGGCTCACCACGTCGCTGCGCGGCATGGCCAGCGGAACGCTCAAGGTCGAAGTGCTCACCGAAGGCATCCATTCGGGCGACGCGTCGGGGCTTGTGCCTTCGAGTTTCCGGATCATGCGGCAGGTGCTCGACCGCCTCGAAGACAGCGCCACCGGCCGCATGCTGCCGGCGAGCTTTCATTGCGAAGTGCCGGCCGATCGCCTCGCGCAAGCCAGAGCCACCGCCGCGATCCTCGGCGACGAGGTCTACAAGCGCTTCCCGTGGGCGCACTACGACTGCGGCGGCTCGACCCAGTTCGCGCTGCCGACCACCACCGATCCGGTCGAGGCGCTGCTCAACCGCACCTGGAAGCCCACGCTCAGCGTCACCGGGGCTGAGGGTTTTCCGGCGCTGAAGGATGCGGGCAACGTGCTGCGTCCCTACACCGCCTTCAAGCTGTCGCTGCGCCTGCCACCGCTGGTCGAGGCCGATGCGGCCGTGGCCGAGATGAAGAAGCTGCTGGAAGACAACGCGCCCTACCAGGCGCGCGTGACCTTCGAGCACGGCGGCGGCGCGACCGGGTGGAACGCGCCCACGATCACCCCGTGGTTCGAGCGCGCGCTCAACGCGGCATCGCAGGCGCATTTCGGCGCGCCCTGCGGCTACATCGGCCAGGGCGGCACGATCCCGCTCATGAACATGCTGAGCGCCGGTTTCCCAACCGCGCAAATGATGGTGTGTGGCGTGCTCGGCCCCAAGAGCAATGCGCACGGCCCGAACGAGTTCCTGCATGTGCCGTATGCCAAGAAGCTGACGGCGGCCGTGGCCGAGGTGATCGCCGCGCTGCCGGTGGCGCACGCGGCCGAAGCGGCAACGGCCTGA
- a CDS encoding MFS transporter → MNRNLWLLALCQGLFLTNNVTFIAINGLVGFSLAPRGWMATLPVMGYVIGGALSTGVVAHTQRRFGRRGSFQLGLAVAFGSALLCAWAAFTQNFWLLCFATVVAGYYAANASLYRFAAAELAAPTWREKAVSVVMAGGLIGAVVGPNLAAVTRQLFVVPFAGAYLALAAIALLAMTLMRFIDFPPPLTKQQAAGGRPLGEIMRQPAFIVAAVAGSLGYGVMNLLMAATPLAMQVCSLPFSDIALVLEWHVIGMFAPGFFTGHLIRRFGTLPVMGVGLALELGCIAVALTGVDLHQFLIALTLLGVGWNFLFTGATTLSLSAYAPEEKDRAQGALNFCMFATLAVTSFASGVLVTTQGWRLLNLGSLVPVALTGIALLWLAARQRRVTPG, encoded by the coding sequence ATGAACCGCAACCTCTGGCTGCTCGCCCTGTGTCAGGGGCTTTTTCTCACCAACAACGTCACCTTCATCGCGATCAACGGGCTTGTGGGTTTCAGCCTCGCGCCACGCGGCTGGATGGCGACCTTGCCGGTGATGGGCTACGTGATCGGCGGTGCGCTGTCGACCGGGGTGGTCGCGCACACCCAGCGGCGCTTCGGTCGACGCGGCTCCTTCCAGCTCGGACTCGCGGTTGCATTCGGCTCCGCGCTGTTGTGCGCCTGGGCCGCTTTTACCCAGAACTTCTGGCTGTTGTGCTTCGCCACGGTGGTGGCCGGCTACTACGCAGCCAACGCCAGCCTCTACCGGTTCGCGGCGGCCGAGCTGGCCGCACCGACCTGGCGCGAGAAGGCGGTGTCGGTCGTGATGGCCGGCGGGCTGATCGGTGCGGTGGTCGGGCCCAACCTCGCGGCTGTCACGCGCCAGCTCTTCGTGGTGCCATTTGCCGGCGCCTACCTCGCGCTTGCGGCGATCGCGTTGCTCGCCATGACCTTGATGCGCTTCATCGACTTTCCACCACCGCTCACCAAACAGCAGGCTGCTGGCGGGCGACCGCTGGGCGAGATCATGCGGCAGCCGGCTTTCATCGTCGCCGCCGTCGCGGGCTCGCTCGGCTACGGCGTGATGAACCTGCTGATGGCCGCAACCCCGCTCGCCATGCAGGTGTGCAGCCTGCCGTTCTCCGACATCGCGCTGGTGCTCGAATGGCACGTGATCGGCATGTTCGCGCCCGGCTTTTTCACCGGGCACCTGATCCGGCGCTTCGGCACGCTGCCGGTGATGGGCGTGGGCCTCGCGCTGGAGCTGGGCTGCATCGCCGTGGCGCTGACGGGGGTCGACCTGCACCAGTTCCTGATCGCGCTGACGCTGCTCGGCGTCGGCTGGAACTTCCTTTTCACCGGCGCGACGACGCTGTCGCTCTCGGCCTATGCGCCGGAAGAAAAGGACCGCGCGCAGGGCGCGTTGAACTTCTGCATGTTCGCGACGCTGGCCGTCACGTCCTTCGCTTCGGGCGTGCTGGTGACGACGCAGGGCTGGCGGCTGCTCAACCTGGGGTCGCTGGTGCCGGTGGCGCTGACGGGCATCGCGTTGCTGTGGTTGGCAGCGCGGCAACGGCGCGTGACGCCGGGCTGA
- a CDS encoding 16S rRNA (uracil(1498)-N(3))-methyltransferase: MPRFHCAIPLSAGTSLALPPGAARHVQVLRLQPGDAITLFDGAGGEYNATVERMGRSDVDVVVGAHHAVEREAARAVHLAVGMPANERMDWLVEKATELGVASIQPLMTAHGVLRLAGERADKKRAHWEAIAIASCEQCGRNRVPAIHPVRPFAGWLATADDSHARLILSLADGTASVTEVAATLGERSVQVLSGPEGGLSPGEEKDAVARGFAPLTLGPRVLRAETAALSTLILLGR; encoded by the coding sequence ATGCCGCGTTTCCACTGCGCCATTCCGCTTTCTGCCGGCACGTCGCTCGCGCTGCCACCGGGCGCGGCGCGCCATGTCCAGGTGTTGCGCCTGCAACCGGGCGATGCGATCACGCTGTTCGACGGCGCAGGCGGCGAATACAACGCCACGGTCGAGCGCATGGGCCGCAGCGACGTTGATGTGGTCGTGGGCGCGCACCACGCGGTCGAGCGCGAAGCGGCGCGCGCGGTGCACCTCGCGGTCGGCATGCCGGCCAACGAGCGCATGGATTGGCTGGTCGAAAAGGCCACCGAGCTCGGCGTCGCGAGCATCCAGCCGCTGATGACCGCGCACGGCGTGCTGCGCCTCGCCGGAGAGCGCGCCGACAAGAAACGCGCGCATTGGGAAGCGATCGCGATCGCTTCGTGCGAGCAGTGCGGCCGCAATCGCGTGCCGGCGATCCATCCGGTGCGGCCGTTCGCGGGCTGGCTCGCCACCGCCGACGACAGCCACGCGCGCCTGATCCTCAGCCTGGCCGACGGCACCGCATCGGTGACCGAGGTGGCCGCCACGCTCGGCGAGCGCAGCGTGCAGGTCCTGAGCGGGCCTGAAGGCGGCCTCAGTCCGGGCGAAGAAAAAGACGCCGTGGCGCGCGGCTTCGCCCCGCTCACGCTCGGCCCGCGCGTGCTGCGCGCCGAAACCGCCGCACTGTCGACGCTGATCTTGCTGGGCCGTTAG
- a CDS encoding aminoglycoside phosphotransferase family protein, whose amino-acid sequence MTASLPPALTAPLWADPARAEAFERWLTGIAGPQRLRPETVRLASADASFRRYFRVDTTDPGLARIVMDAPPDKENSAPFVQIAQLMAEAGVSAPQVLDWDSAHGFLLLDDLGHQTMLDVIDPTDAMANRPLYDEAIDALVRWQLASKPGVLPPYDRALLTRELALFPDWYIAQHRGIAVEGKLKDRLDRAFGLIVENNLASPSVYVHRDFMPRNLMVKEGTSTLGVLDFQDAVYGPITYDIASLMRDAFLSWDEEFVLEVTVRYWLAARKAKLPVDADFGAFYRAVEWMGLQRHLKVAGIFARLTLRDGKPKYLADAPRFIAYIRATAGRYMELTPLVRVIDEIEGNTAPGGFAYGRV is encoded by the coding sequence ATGACAGCCTCCCTGCCACCGGCCTTGACGGCCCCTCTCTGGGCCGATCCCGCCCGCGCCGAAGCATTCGAACGCTGGCTGACCGGCATCGCAGGCCCGCAACGACTTCGCCCCGAGACGGTGCGACTCGCTTCGGCAGACGCCAGCTTCCGCCGCTACTTCCGTGTCGACACCACCGATCCCGGGCTCGCCCGCATCGTGATGGACGCGCCGCCGGACAAGGAAAACAGCGCCCCGTTCGTGCAGATCGCCCAGCTGATGGCCGAAGCCGGCGTCAGCGCGCCACAGGTGCTCGACTGGGACTCGGCGCACGGCTTTCTGCTGCTCGACGACCTCGGTCACCAGACCATGCTCGACGTCATCGACCCGACCGACGCCATGGCCAACCGCCCGCTGTACGACGAAGCGATCGACGCGCTCGTCCGCTGGCAACTCGCCTCGAAGCCCGGTGTGCTGCCGCCCTACGACCGTGCACTGTTGACGCGCGAGCTGGCGCTGTTTCCCGACTGGTACATCGCGCAGCACCGCGGCATCGCCGTCGAGGGCAAGTTGAAAGACCGGCTGGACCGCGCCTTCGGTCTGATCGTCGAGAACAACCTCGCCTCGCCCAGTGTCTACGTGCACCGCGACTTCATGCCGCGCAACCTGATGGTGAAGGAGGGAACTTCCACGCTCGGCGTGCTCGACTTCCAGGACGCTGTCTACGGACCGATCACGTACGACATCGCCAGCCTGATGCGCGACGCCTTCCTGAGCTGGGACGAGGAGTTCGTGCTCGAGGTCACCGTGCGCTATTGGCTGGCCGCTCGCAAGGCAAAGCTTCCGGTCGACGCCGACTTCGGCGCTTTCTACCGCGCGGTCGAGTGGATGGGCCTGCAGCGCCACCTCAAGGTCGCCGGCATCTTCGCGCGCTTGACCCTGCGCGACGGCAAGCCGAAATACCTGGCTGACGCCCCCCGCTTCATCGCCTACATCCGCGCCACCGCGGGCCGCTACATGGAGCTGACGCCGCTGGTCCGCGTGATCGACGAGATCGAAGGCAACACCGCGCCCGGCGGCTTCGCCTACGGTCGGGTCTGA
- a CDS encoding LPS-assembly protein LptD, giving the protein MPELNRALWWQRCRAPLPLAALSLALLHAQGAAAQGAPVDAPLILKRTPELTETIPPELRGQLPSFVDGNRISGRPDLETIVEGNASLRRGDTVINADRLEYYQPDDLAKARGNVRVNQGGNVYEGPELELKLESFEGFFNNVRYRFLATGGHGDADRIDFVDSNVSVARRATYTTCRREDFPGWMPAWLLSAATLTTDTEENVGVATDARLTFMGISTPAFPSISFPLNNDRKSGFLPPTIGIDNVNGVDVTVPYYWNIAPNRDATFYPNLMSKRGINLGSEFRYLEDKYNGTARFDYMPSDSLRDRSRWGAWTHHEQTFDPKPFGLDSLSATLNINRVSDNDYWRDFTRTPSLTTRLLNSNGSLNWATGDWNGFFGATKYQTLQYDQAPVIPPYDRLPQITANYAKYDWKGFDIAFNTDYSRFRADPTVQLQPNGDRVFAQAEISRPFLTPGTFIIPKLKLHTATYQFDGPLANGATSATSTIPTISLDSGMVFERDANYFGRAFRQTLEPRAYYVNTPYRNQSNLPVYDTAANDFNFATVYNENEFSGHDRISATNALTVGVSTRLYDSETGEQAARFGIAQRYRLKDQNVTLPTTGQTAATAVAREGVSDLLLGAQINWTSKWSVDTTFQYNPDTRRSVRSAVTGRYSPEPYHNFTASYRYQAPTLPGGTDGNKSIDFGWQWPLNDLWGDKGKDLGPGRGAGGGRWYAVGRLNYSMQDRKLTDGVLGIEYDGCCWIGRVVLEQLSTGQVTANKRIMFQLEFVGFASIGTNPQRTLTQNIQRYQPLRQPYAGASRFTNYD; this is encoded by the coding sequence ATGCCTGAACTGAACCGAGCCTTGTGGTGGCAGCGGTGCCGCGCGCCGCTGCCGTTGGCCGCATTGTCGCTGGCGTTGTTGCACGCGCAGGGCGCTGCGGCCCAGGGCGCGCCTGTCGATGCCCCGCTGATCCTCAAGCGCACGCCCGAACTCACCGAAACGATTCCGCCCGAGCTGCGGGGCCAGTTGCCGAGCTTCGTGGACGGCAACCGGATTTCGGGGCGTCCCGATCTGGAAACCATCGTTGAAGGCAACGCCTCGTTGCGCCGCGGCGACACGGTCATCAATGCCGACCGGCTGGAGTACTACCAGCCCGACGACCTGGCGAAGGCCCGCGGCAATGTGCGCGTGAACCAGGGTGGCAATGTGTACGAGGGCCCCGAGCTCGAGCTGAAGCTCGAAAGCTTTGAGGGTTTCTTCAACAACGTGCGCTATCGCTTTCTCGCGACCGGCGGCCATGGCGACGCCGACCGCATCGATTTCGTCGACAGCAACGTGTCGGTCGCGCGGCGCGCCACCTACACCACCTGCCGCCGCGAAGATTTCCCGGGCTGGATGCCCGCCTGGCTGCTGAGTGCGGCCACGCTGACCACCGACACCGAAGAGAACGTGGGCGTCGCGACCGACGCGCGCCTCACCTTCATGGGCATCAGCACGCCGGCGTTCCCGAGCATCAGTTTCCCGCTCAACAACGACCGCAAGAGCGGCTTCCTGCCACCGACCATCGGCATCGACAACGTGAACGGCGTCGACGTGACGGTGCCGTACTACTGGAACATCGCGCCCAATCGCGACGCGACCTTCTACCCCAACCTGATGAGCAAGCGCGGCATCAACCTGGGCAGCGAGTTCCGGTACCTCGAAGACAAATACAACGGCACCGCGCGCTTCGACTACATGCCGAGCGATTCGTTGCGCGATCGCAGCCGCTGGGGCGCGTGGACGCACCACGAGCAGACCTTCGATCCGAAGCCGTTCGGCCTCGATTCGCTCAGCGCCACGCTCAACATCAACCGCGTGAGCGACAACGACTACTGGCGCGACTTCACGCGCACGCCGTCGCTCACCACGCGTCTGCTCAACAGCAACGGCTCGCTCAACTGGGCCACCGGCGACTGGAACGGCTTCTTCGGCGCGACCAAATACCAGACGCTGCAGTACGACCAGGCGCCGGTCATTCCGCCGTACGACCGGCTGCCGCAGATCACTGCGAATTACGCCAAGTACGACTGGAAGGGCTTCGACATCGCGTTCAACACCGACTATTCGCGCTTCCGGGCGGACCCGACGGTCCAGCTGCAGCCGAATGGCGATCGCGTGTTTGCGCAGGCGGAGATCAGCCGGCCGTTCCTCACGCCGGGCACCTTCATCATCCCGAAGCTCAAGCTGCACACGGCGACCTACCAGTTCGACGGGCCGCTGGCCAACGGTGCGACGAGCGCCACGAGCACGATCCCGACCATCAGTCTCGACAGCGGCATGGTGTTCGAGCGCGACGCGAATTATTTCGGCCGCGCGTTCCGGCAAACGCTGGAGCCGCGCGCCTACTACGTCAACACGCCGTACCGCAACCAGAGCAACCTGCCGGTCTACGACACCGCAGCCAACGACTTCAATTTCGCGACCGTCTACAACGAAAACGAATTCTCCGGCCACGATCGCATTTCGGCGACGAACGCACTGACGGTCGGCGTCTCCACCCGGCTGTACGACTCGGAGACGGGCGAGCAGGCCGCGCGCTTCGGCATCGCGCAACGCTACCGCCTCAAGGACCAGAACGTGACGTTGCCCACCACCGGGCAAACCGCCGCGACGGCTGTGGCCAGGGAAGGGGTCAGCGATCTGCTGCTCGGCGCGCAGATCAACTGGACGTCCAAGTGGAGCGTGGACACCACCTTCCAGTACAACCCCGACACGCGCCGCTCGGTGCGCAGCGCGGTCACCGGCCGGTACAGCCCGGAGCCGTACCACAACTTCACCGCGTCGTATCGCTACCAGGCACCGACGCTGCCCGGCGGCACCGACGGCAACAAGTCGATCGACTTCGGATGGCAGTGGCCGCTCAACGACCTGTGGGGTGACAAGGGCAAGGACCTCGGCCCGGGTCGCGGCGCGGGCGGCGGCCGCTGGTATGCCGTCGGACGCCTGAACTACAGCATGCAAGACCGCAAGCTGACCGACGGCGTGCTCGGCATCGAGTACGACGGTTGCTGCTGGATCGGCCGTGTCGTGCTGGAACAATTGAGCACCGGCCAGGTCACAGCCAACAAGCGGATCATGTTCCAGCTGGAATTCGTCGGCTTCGCGAGCATCGGGACCAATCCCCAGCGCACGCTCACCCAGAACATCCAGCGCTACCAGCCGCTGCGCCAGCCTTATGCCGGCGCGAGCCGCTTCACCAATTACGACTGA
- a CDS encoding YidB family protein has translation MGLLDSVLGQVIGGLGTQQSPQGGAAGPAGGLGDMGAIAGALGGLLANNGSQGGLGGLVSKFEQAGMGDVIGSWIGKGDNAPISGGQLGNVLGSDAISSIASKLGVNATTLLPMLAAMLPQLINQLTPQGKAPEGGLGTHDDLLASLSGLLQKG, from the coding sequence ATGGGATTGCTCGATTCGGTTCTCGGTCAGGTGATCGGCGGTCTGGGAACGCAGCAATCACCGCAAGGCGGCGCTGCGGGACCCGCCGGGGGTCTGGGCGACATGGGTGCCATCGCCGGCGCGCTGGGCGGGCTGCTGGCCAACAACGGCTCGCAGGGCGGTCTTGGCGGCCTGGTCAGCAAGTTCGAGCAGGCCGGCATGGGCGACGTGATCGGCTCGTGGATCGGCAAGGGCGACAACGCGCCGATCTCGGGCGGCCAGTTGGGCAACGTGCTCGGCAGCGACGCGATTTCCAGCATCGCAAGCAAGCTGGGCGTCAACGCCACGACGCTGTTGCCGATGCTCGCGGCCATGCTGCCGCAGCTCATCAATCAGCTGACGCCGCAGGGCAAGGCGCCCGAAGGGGGGCTTGGAACGCATGACGACCTGCTGGCTTCGCTGAGCGGTCTGCTGCAAAAAGGTTAG